In a genomic window of Pseudoliparis swirei isolate HS2019 ecotype Mariana Trench chromosome 20, NWPU_hadal_v1, whole genome shotgun sequence:
- the LOC130211213 gene encoding CD166 antigen homolog A-like, whose translation MHLLSASCVCALLLATLPRQVSSLETVIGLYGETLEIPCNNGAINAKEIMMTKWKYDKGEGLTGDLLVKKNTVSISADDEYKGRVSIAENSSLLLSAAKLTDQRTFTCMVVAGADITEYPVNVVIYKTPAGLEISGKAEDLEIGKLTKLGECVAKDSNPAANITWRKNNTPLVADGKGISIQATVAVDPVTGLSTTSSMLKYSAKKEDAGAEFTCSTQHAVGKELVSSPATFTITYSTETIVLQVTASDPLVEGESVSLKCMADGNPAPTAFNFYLKGELVKVENTNTYTITNVSRNSTGEYKCSLADDPTMKASQNITVSYLDINLSPSGSIVKKAGEAVDLTLQIDASGDVKVSWTKDNVKLNKKPKFTTLTYADSGRYECEVKVGLLSRKDFLDLAVKGAPVIRQLTKLRGENGKHKVLICEVEGSPKPAVSWSINGTSLAESPFVDGKITHKITVVPTANLSVSCSVSNELGADSMTINVSSLNEEVRMDKQDQSDDNDQTKLVVGVVVGLLVATIVIGLAYWVYMKKSKQGSWKTGEKEDGSSEEEKKLEEKVDETSQKAEV comes from the exons ATGCACTTGTTGTCCGCCAGCTGCGTGTGTGCCCTCCTCTTGGCCACGCTCCCCCGCCAAG TCAGCAGTTTGGAGACTGTTATCGGCCTGTATGGGGAAACATTGGAGATCCCCTGCAACAATGGAGCCATAAATGCAAAGGAAATCATGATGACTAAATGGAAATAT GACAAAGGAGAGGGACTCACGGGAGATCTGCTGGTCAAGAAGAACACTGTTTCAATCAGCGCCGATGATGAATACAAGGGTCGCGTGAGCATTGCTGAAAACTCCAGCCTGCTGCTTTCTGCAGCCAAGCTGACTGACCAGCGCACATTCACCTGCATGGTGGTAGCTGGCGCAGACATCACAGAATATCCCGTTAATGTGGTGATCTACA AGACGCCGGCAGGCCTGGAGATTTCTGGCAAAGCAGAGGACCTAGAGATTGGCAAACTTACTAAG CTTGGGGAATGTGTTGCAAAAGACTCCAATCCAGCTGCAAATATCACATGGCGAAAGAACAACACACCCCTGGTGGCTGATGGGAAAG GGATTTCCATCCAAGCCACGGTGGCGGTGGACCCTGTTACTGGCCTTTCAACTACTTCTTCCATGCTGAAGTACTCAGCCAAGAAGGAAGACGCGGGCGCTGAGTTTACCTGCAGCACTCAGCACGCTGTGGGCAAAGAGTTGGTGTCCTCTCCAGCGACCTTCACAATCACCT ACTCCACGGAGACCATCGTCCTTCAGGTAACTGCTTCGGACCCTCTTGTTGAAGGAGAAAGCGTGAGTCTGAAGTGTATGGCAGACGGTAACCCAGCTCCTACCGCCTTTAACTTCTACCTTAAG GGGGAGTTGGTGAAAGTGGAAAACACGAATACTTACACCATCACAAATGTCTCACGTAACTCCACTGGAGAATACAAATGCTCTCTTGCTGACGACCCCACAATGAAAGCATCACAGAACATCACAGTCAGCT ACCTAGACATCAATTTAAGCCCCTCTGGAAGCATCGTCAAGAAGGCCGGCGAGGCCGTGGATCTAACTCTCCAGATCGATGCCTCTGGAGACGTCAAGGTCTCCTGGACAAAG GACAATGTTAAACTGAACAAAAAGCCCAAGTTTACCACGCTGACTTACGCTGACTCTGGCCGCTATGAGTGTGAGGTGAAGGTGGGGCTCCTCAGCCGAAAAGATTTCCTTGATCTGGCTGTCAAAG GTGCTCCAGTTATCCGGCAGCTGACCAAACTGCGCGGGGAAAACGGCAAACATAAAGTCCTGATCTGTGAGGTTGAAGGTTCTCCGAAGCCAGCTGTTTCCTGGAGCATCAACGGCACCTCG CTTGCTGAGAGTCCATTTGTCGACGGAAAGATCACACACAAGATCACAGTTGTGCCTACTGcaaatctctctgtctcttgttcGGTGTCCAATGAGTTAGGCGCGGACAGTATGACGATTAATGTGTCATCCC TAAATGAGGAGGTGAGAATGGATAAACAAG ACCAATCGGATGATAACGACCAAACCAAGCTGGTGGTTGGAGTTGTGGTCGGTCTCCTCGTCGCCACCATAGTTATTGGCCTGGCATACTGGGTCTACATGAAGAAATCTAA GCAAGGAAGCTGGAAGACTGGTGAGAAGGAGGACGGGtcctctgaggaggagaagaaactgGAGGAGAAAGTGGATGAGACCAGCCAAAAAGCTGAGGTGTAA